From the Tribolium castaneum strain GA2 chromosome 2, icTriCast1.1, whole genome shotgun sequence genome, one window contains:
- the REG gene encoding proteasome activator complex subunit 3 isoform X1: MPSSSSISVEGWDEESAYHEVLEYKDSLKKEAEELLLKGFPATIVKLNALLETPQFKNRKFTDVHQELNIPVPDPILLNSHTDLPPAKKAKYDNSISQDGTKVMILPTGAVPTNKHLVELVEAVKPHIRKLVEDSNTMKMWISFMIPKIEDGNNFGVSIQEDTLAEVQSVESEAAAFFDQISRYFISRAKVISKVAKYPHIEDYRRAVQELDEKEYLSLWLVMCEIRNRYCALHDIVIKNLDKIKKPRSTNATESLY, from the exons ATGCCCTCTTCGAGCTCCATTTCCGTGGAGGGCTGGGACGAGGAGTCGGCCTACCACGAG GTGTTGGAATACAAAGACAGTCTGAAGAAAGAGGCCGAAGAGTTGCTGCTTAAGGGGTTCCCCGCGACGATTGTGAAGCTCAACGCTTTGCTAGAAACGccccagttcaaaaatcggaAATTCACTGACGTGCACCAGGAGCTGAACATCCCGGTGCCAGACCCCATTTTGCTCAACAGCCACACGGACCTGCCTCCAGCCAAGAAGGCCAAGTATGACAATAGCATATCGCAAGACGGCACCAAGGTCATGATCCTGCCCACGGGGGCTGTGCCCACTAACAAGCATCTGGTCGAGTTGGTCGAGGCTGTGAAGCCCCACATCCGCAAACTGGTTGAAGACTCCAATACT atGAAAATGTGGATTTCTTTTATGATTCCGAAAATCGAAGACGGCAACAACTTCGGGGTGTCGATCCAGGAGGACACTCTGGCCGAGGTGCAGTCGGTGGAATCGGAGGCGGCGGCGTTTTTCGATCAAATCTCGCGATATTTCATTTCTCGAGCCAAGGTCATCTCGAAAGTGGCGAAATACCCGCACATAGAGGACTACCGAAGGGCCGTGCAGGAGCTGGATGAGAAGGAGTACTTGAGTTTGTGGTTGGTCATGTGCGAGATCCGAAATCGGTATTGTGCCCTTCACGACATAGTTATTAAAAACCTCGACAAAATCAAGAAGCCACGTTCCACTAATGCTACTGAATCTTTGTACTAA
- the REG gene encoding proteasome activator complex subunit 3 isoform X2, which yields MADAKKVLEYKDSLKKEAEELLLKGFPATIVKLNALLETPQFKNRKFTDVHQELNIPVPDPILLNSHTDLPPAKKAKYDNSISQDGTKVMILPTGAVPTNKHLVELVEAVKPHIRKLVEDSNTMKMWISFMIPKIEDGNNFGVSIQEDTLAEVQSVESEAAAFFDQISRYFISRAKVISKVAKYPHIEDYRRAVQELDEKEYLSLWLVMCEIRNRYCALHDIVIKNLDKIKKPRSTNATESLY from the exons ATGGCAGATGCAAAAAAG GTGTTGGAATACAAAGACAGTCTGAAGAAAGAGGCCGAAGAGTTGCTGCTTAAGGGGTTCCCCGCGACGATTGTGAAGCTCAACGCTTTGCTAGAAACGccccagttcaaaaatcggaAATTCACTGACGTGCACCAGGAGCTGAACATCCCGGTGCCAGACCCCATTTTGCTCAACAGCCACACGGACCTGCCTCCAGCCAAGAAGGCCAAGTATGACAATAGCATATCGCAAGACGGCACCAAGGTCATGATCCTGCCCACGGGGGCTGTGCCCACTAACAAGCATCTGGTCGAGTTGGTCGAGGCTGTGAAGCCCCACATCCGCAAACTGGTTGAAGACTCCAATACT atGAAAATGTGGATTTCTTTTATGATTCCGAAAATCGAAGACGGCAACAACTTCGGGGTGTCGATCCAGGAGGACACTCTGGCCGAGGTGCAGTCGGTGGAATCGGAGGCGGCGGCGTTTTTCGATCAAATCTCGCGATATTTCATTTCTCGAGCCAAGGTCATCTCGAAAGTGGCGAAATACCCGCACATAGAGGACTACCGAAGGGCCGTGCAGGAGCTGGATGAGAAGGAGTACTTGAGTTTGTGGTTGGTCATGTGCGAGATCCGAAATCGGTATTGTGCCCTTCACGACATAGTTATTAAAAACCTCGACAAAATCAAGAAGCCACGTTCCACTAATGCTACTGAATCTTTGTACTAA
- the LOC103314381 gene encoding coiled-coil domain-containing protein 34: MSEDNRRVSTHVVRKFINSAIYVEKPLSANVSSENTSIAGKSSLEDFPEVKTKRCTCSVDQKTCPFHADCPPILKESRKVLKLPESKTKVSQNSKVEIKKLIKKEDETRKKVQKQKIVDEAKVKEKEKEKLLEQERDNFRKWLMNKKKLEEEAKRKKEKEEEEKQLKELEKEKRQLENQLNFQLWLKKKEEENLEKKIKKQMDLINELERKETQLKDNEKAFNEWLKNSKHRQKPIPLNKGLESLCSSTSVTYINPNPWNPIT; encoded by the exons ATGTCAGAAGACAATCGAAGAGTTTCCACTCATGTCGTACGAAAATTCATAAACTCGGCTATTTACGTGGAAAAGCCGCTTTCGGCGAATGTGTCAAGTGAAAACACTTCGATTGCGGGAAAATCCTCGCTTGAGGATTTTCCGGAAGTAAAGACCAAACGTTGCACTTGTTCTGTAGACCAGAAGACGTGTCCTTTTCATGCCGATTGTCCTCCTATTTTGAAAGAATCAAGAAAAGTGCTCAAACTGCCCGAAAGTAAGACCAAAGTGTCGCAAAATTCCAAAGtcgaaatcaaaaaattgatcaaGAAAGAAGACGAGACGAGGAAGAAAGTTCAGAAGCAGAAAATCGTCGATGAAGCGAAAGTAAAAGagaaggaaaaggaaaaattgcTCGAGCAAGAGAGAGATAACTTTAGGAAATGGttgatgaataaaaaaaaattggaggagGAGGCGAAACgcaagaaagagaaagaagagGAAGAAAAGCAGTTAAAAGAGTTGGAGAAGGAGAAACGCCAGTTGGAAAATCAGCTCAATTTTCAGCTCTGGTTAAAAAAGAAGGAAGAAGAGAATTTggaaaagaaaattaagaaacaaatGGATTTGATCAACGAGCTGGAACGCAAAGAAACACAGTTGAAGGACAATGAAAAAGCGTTCAATGAGTGGCTGAAAAATTCCAAACATCGGCAAAAACCAATCCCTTTGAATAAAGGACTTGAAT ccCTTTGTTCGTCAACCTCGGTCACTTATATCAACCCAAATCCTTGGAATCCCATCActtag
- the LOC660320 gene encoding uncharacterized protein LOC660320 isoform X1: MPVRTRKADSKQIQANGLYIHSSPPRVLQLTSAHIKQLIRSGDVEKLEQLVVDGHGKKLVGEYSADYKTRTFLKNVPNLMTKISLLHDAVNSGRLEELQSLLDEEPIERRKRLVTAKDDFGVGLLHKAIYYDLKNIYKYLIDKFPHLVPLKDSEGRTAFHYTPMCKDAAGVQKLLISAGADSSCLDQKQRTAKYYMTHIQELELPNSRKSATSSSKTGPQHDGLNFKKSNIRIWIHQRNLLNLQQVVWEGHGAKLLPEHSNNPKIKKFLEAVPHIMGIIKDIHSDVINDELESLKKRLEPPIPPLVLSGKDSNGLTPLHKASGLGKQQIAEFLLAEYPNCVNLVDSEGRTPLHYAALLKDDGQMMSFLLEHGADESALDNRQKTAAYYKTRASELDSKLLSVIPEAPRTAKESFLGTFDWSLLLAATPTEEIQKVVKKIQNGSTEKEESPTEESKKEGVETEENIEENGHKPEEEEKIEQQNGNDEHNEESNDNNEEEEVNDNKVEEEEKEDEENNKEEEEPNDNKVEEEETNQDNTVEDENEPEETNNNEPERPESAPKSPEPPKIATPEVPPVEPEEVIEGVVNGENEIETLNEQGQDSNSGDENTDPEITEMVESGNMEQLAALVLNGEGERLVGQTSDNPELQSFLDNVQVYMSKINRIHVAARDGSLRDLQAALDRRKFAIAKDKVSPNGASPLHVAVVFTNTSIVRYLAGRFPETAQVTDNNGRTPLHYAAVLPDNGHYYNLLIHLGADSRTEDKFGHSPEYYRSHQEDFSHRTLLREFGAEESASEEMLSDKVVDDTCSARKDLDDEDMLNVLERCYNVLHGRRNSNTVSAASNASSATNVSYTSSIIAKHTKRYVFDAVKNRMTKLDHNLYDVIWPSVKKLPSELSFRVALEQDFPAGIVAPDVYVYKVFKEYLEPIIKEYNAIDVRHELGVHPATKFVQEENGNLVDVEFDLDPQARWIISGTLDCTRNLLDFELPKSLNVNQLETVERLVTSVLLSPELGHALYPNASEDDLSDGCGVYYTMNEVLEDPSEARVILASNGLLIPLWNIPESDRLHGKHWPYGRGVFITNGSNLAVWINVLDHIRIVTCSPHTKPGNIGLIYSRIARLDSILQKHLEFKRDEKLGYLSARPTCVGNTLQFNFTLRFPNLSKQPDNLRHLCFVRGLTFNRKTNTSDIVRIGNQQSLGVCEYQSFEDFTTAFLNILQLEKDLAVSNSLHIAAAFVNMFKRKKMSLAE; encoded by the exons ATGCCCGTCAGGACGCGCAAAGCCGACAGCAAACAAATCCAAGCTAATGGCCTCTACATCCACTCGAGCCCTCCAAGag TGTTGCAATTAACTTCGGCACACATTAAACAATTGATTCGAAGTGGGGATGTGGAAAAGCTCGAACAATTGGTGGTGGATGGACATGGAAAAAAGCTAGTTGGGGAGTATTCGGCCGATTACAAGACGAGGACTTTTCTCAAAAACGTACCAAATCTAATG accaAAATTTCGCTGCTTCATGATGCTGTCAACAGTGGACGATTGGAAGAGCTCCAAAGTCTTCTGGACGAGGAACCGATTGAGAGGAGGAAGCGGTTAGTGACGGCTAAAGATGACTTTGGGGTCGGGCTTCTGCACAAGGCGATCTATTACGACCTCAAAAATATCTACAAGTATTTAATCGACAAGTTCCCGCATCTTGTTCCACTCAAAGACTcg GAAGGCCGCACAGCTTTCCACTACACTCCAATGTGCAAAGACGCAGCCGGTGTCCAAAAGCTCCTCATTTCCGCAGGAGCCGACTCCTCCTGTCTGGACCAAAAACAGCGCACTGCCAAATACTACATGACCCATATCCAGGAACTCGAATTACCAAATTCCCGAAAATCGGCCACTTCATCGTCAAAAACTGGCCCTCAACATGACG GTCTCAACTTCAAAAAATCCAACATTCGCATTTGGATCCATCAGCGGAATTTGCTCAACTTGCAGCAAGTTGTGTGGGAGGGGCATGGGGCCAAGTTGTTGCCAGAACACAGCAACAATCCCAAAATTAAGAAGTTTCTGGAGGCGGTACCACATATCATG ggtATAATCAAAGACATTCACTCGGACGTGATTAACGACGAGTTAGagagtttgaaaaaaagattagaACCACCTATACCGCCTTTGGTGCTTTCGGGGAAAGACTCGAACGGTTTAACGCCTTTGCACAAG gcTTCAGGTTTAGGCAAACAACAAATTGCCGAGTTTCTTTTGGCCGAGTACCCCAACTGTGTAAACCTAGTCGATTCTGAAGGTCGTACCCCTTTACATTATGCCGCCTTGTTGAAAGATGACGGACAAATGATGAGTTTTCTTCTGGAACATGGGGCAGACGAATCGGCTTTAGATAAc AGGCAAAAAACCGCGGCTTATTACAAGACACGTGCTTCTGAACTAGATTCAAAATTGTTAAGTGTTATTCCGGAAGCTCCAAGGACTGCaaaagagtcgtttttggggACTTTTGATTGGAGTCTACTATTGGCAGCCACACCGACTGAAGAAATACAAAAGGTTGTGAAGAAAATCCAAAATGGTAGTACCGAAAAAGAGGAATCGCCGACTGAAGAAAGCAAAAAGGAGGGAGTAGAGACTGAAGAAAATATTGAAGAAAATGGACATAAACCagaggaagaagaaaaaattgagCAACAAAACGGAAACGATGAACATAACGAAGAATCAAACGACAATAACGAAGAAGAAGAAGTAAATGACAATAAAGTAGAAGaggaggaaaaagaagacgaagaaaataataaagaagaagaagaaccAAACGACAATAAAGTGGAGGAGGAAGAAACCAATCAAGACAATACAGTAGAAGATGAAAACGAACCGGAAGAAACCAACAATAACGAACCGGAGCGGCCTGAAAGTGCTCCAAAATCGCCGGAACCGCCAAAAATCGCCACTCCGGAGGTTCCTCCAGTCGAACCGGAGGAAGTTATCGAAGGCGTAGTTAACGGAGAAAATGAAATCGAGACTTTGAATGAGCAAGGACAGGACTCTAATTCCGGGGACGAAAACACCGACCCGGAAATTACCGAAATGGTGGAGTCCGGGAACATGGAACAACTGGCGGCTTTGGTTTTGAATGGTGAAGGTGAACGCTTGGTTGGGCAAACGAGTGATAATCCGGAACTGCAGTCGTTTCTTGACAACGTGCAAGTTTATATG TCGAAAATTAACCGGATTCATGTCGCCGCCAGAGACGGCAGTTTGCGCGACCTCCAGGCGGCTCTGGACCGCCGCAAGTTCGCAATCGCCAAAGACAAGGTGTCCCCAAACGGGGCTTCGCCCCTTCACGTCGCCGTGGTGTTCACCAACACGAGCATAGTCCGGTATTTGGCGGGAAGATTCCCGGAAACGGCGCAAGTAACGGACAACAACGGCCGAACCCCCTTACACTACGCTGCAGTTTTGCCCGACAATGGCCACTATTACAACCTATTAATCCACTTGGGGGCCGATTCGAGAACTGAAGACAAG TTCGGCCACAGTCCGGAGTACTACCGGAGCCACCAGGAGGACTTCTCGCACCGGACTTTGCTGCGCGAGTTCGGCGCCGAAGAAAGCGCCTCGGAGGAAATGTTGAGTGATAAAG TTGTCGACGACACGTGTTCCGCTCGTAAAGACCTAGATGACGAAGATATGTTAAATGTTTTGGAGCGGTGTTACAACGTTTTGCACGGTCGGAGGAACTCGAACACCGTTTCGGCCGCTTCGAACGCATCATCAGCCACCAATGTCAGCTACACGTCCTCGATTATTGCCAAACACACCAAGCGATACGTTTTCGATGCGGTCAAGAATAGAATGACGAAGCTTGACCATAATTTGTACGATGTGATTTGGCCCAGTGTTAAGAAACTTCCGTCGGAGTTGAGCTTTCGGGTCGCTCTAGAGCAGGATTTTCCGGCGGGGATTGTGGCGCCGGATGTTTACGTTTATAAAGTGTTCAAGGAGTATTTGGAGCCGATTATTAAGGAGTATAACGCGATTGATGTGAGACACGAGTTGGGAGTTCATCCAGCGACAAAATTCGTTCAAGAGGAAAACGGGAATTTGGTGGATGTGGAGTTTGATTTGGATCCGCAAGCAAGATGGATTATTTCAG GCACACTTGACTGCACCCGCAACCTCCTCGACTTCGAACTCCCCAAATCCCTGAACGTCAACCAGCTCGAAACGGTCGAACGCCTCGTCACTTCCGTCCTGTTGAGCCCCGAACTAGGCCATGCCCTCTACCCCAACGCCTCCGAGGACGACCTCTCCGACGGCTGCGGCGTCTACTACACCATGAACGAGGTCCTGGAGGACCCCTCCGAAGCGCGCGTTATCCTGGCCTCGAACGGCCTCCTAATCCCCCTTTGGAACATCCCGGAATCGGACCGTTTGCACGGCAAGCACTGGCCCTACGGACGCGGCGTCTTTATAACAAATGGGAGCAACCTCGCTGTCTGGATCAACGTCCTGGACCACATCCGCATCGTGACGTGTTCCCCGCACACAAAACCGGGAAACATCGGCCTGATTTATTCCCGGATAGCGCGTCTGGACTCCATATTACAGAAACATCTGGAGTTCAAACGCGACGAAAAATTGGGGTATTTGTCTGCCAGGCCCACTTGTGTTGGCAACACCCTCCAGTTTAACTTCACCCTCCGGTTCCCGAACTTGAGCAAGCAGCCGGACAATTTAAGACACTTGTGTTTTGTGAGAGGGCTGACGTTTAACCGCAAAACCAACACTTCGGACATCGTCCGTATTGGGAATCAGCAGAGTTTGGGCGTTTGCGAGTATCAGAGCTTTGAGGACTTTACCACAGCTTTTCTGAATATTCTCCAATTGGAGAAGGACTTGGCCGTGTCCAATTCGCTGCATATTGCGGCAGCGTTTGTAAATATGTTCAAGCGGAAAAAAATGTCTTTAGCCGAGTAA
- the LOC660320 gene encoding uncharacterized protein LOC660320 isoform X4, translated as MCKDAAGVQKLLISAGADSSCLDQKQRTAKYYMTHIQELELPNSRKSATSSSKTGPQHDGLNFKKSNIRIWIHQRNLLNLQQVVWEGHGAKLLPEHSNNPKIKKFLEAVPHIMGIIKDIHSDVINDELESLKKRLEPPIPPLVLSGKDSNGLTPLHKASGLGKQQIAEFLLAEYPNCVNLVDSEGRTPLHYAALLKDDGQMMSFLLEHGADESALDNRQKTAAYYKTRASELDSKLLSVIPEAPRTAKESFLGTFDWSLLLAATPTEEIQKVVKKIQNGSTEKEESPTEESKKEGVETEENIEENGHKPEEEEKIEQQNGNDEHNEESNDNNEEEEVNDNKVEEEEKEDEENNKEEEEPNDNKVEEEETNQDNTVEDENEPEETNNNEPERPESAPKSPEPPKIATPEVPPVEPEEVIEGVVNGENEIETLNEQGQDSNSGDENTDPEITEMVESGNMEQLAALVLNGEGERLVGQTSDNPELQSFLDNVQVYMSKINRIHVAARDGSLRDLQAALDRRKFAIAKDKVSPNGASPLHVAVVFTNTSIVRYLAGRFPETAQVTDNNGRTPLHYAAVLPDNGHYYNLLIHLGADSRTEDKFGHSPEYYRSHQEDFSHRTLLREFGAEESASEEMLSDKVVDDTCSARKDLDDEDMLNVLERCYNVLHGRRNSNTVSAASNASSATNVSYTSSIIAKHTKRYVFDAVKNRMTKLDHNLYDVIWPSVKKLPSELSFRVALEQDFPAGIVAPDVYVYKVFKEYLEPIIKEYNAIDVRHELGVHPATKFVQEENGNLVDVEFDLDPQARWIISGTLDCTRNLLDFELPKSLNVNQLETVERLVTSVLLSPELGHALYPNASEDDLSDGCGVYYTMNEVLEDPSEARVILASNGLLIPLWNIPESDRLHGKHWPYGRGVFITNGSNLAVWINVLDHIRIVTCSPHTKPGNIGLIYSRIARLDSILQKHLEFKRDEKLGYLSARPTCVGNTLQFNFTLRFPNLSKQPDNLRHLCFVRGLTFNRKTNTSDIVRIGNQQSLGVCEYQSFEDFTTAFLNILQLEKDLAVSNSLHIAAAFVNMFKRKKMSLAE; from the exons ATGTGCAAAGACGCAGCCGGTGTCCAAAAGCTCCTCATTTCCGCAGGAGCCGACTCCTCCTGTCTGGACCAAAAACAGCGCACTGCCAAATACTACATGACCCATATCCAGGAACTCGAATTACCAAATTCCCGAAAATCGGCCACTTCATCGTCAAAAACTGGCCCTCAACATGACG GTCTCAACTTCAAAAAATCCAACATTCGCATTTGGATCCATCAGCGGAATTTGCTCAACTTGCAGCAAGTTGTGTGGGAGGGGCATGGGGCCAAGTTGTTGCCAGAACACAGCAACAATCCCAAAATTAAGAAGTTTCTGGAGGCGGTACCACATATCATG ggtATAATCAAAGACATTCACTCGGACGTGATTAACGACGAGTTAGagagtttgaaaaaaagattagaACCACCTATACCGCCTTTGGTGCTTTCGGGGAAAGACTCGAACGGTTTAACGCCTTTGCACAAG gcTTCAGGTTTAGGCAAACAACAAATTGCCGAGTTTCTTTTGGCCGAGTACCCCAACTGTGTAAACCTAGTCGATTCTGAAGGTCGTACCCCTTTACATTATGCCGCCTTGTTGAAAGATGACGGACAAATGATGAGTTTTCTTCTGGAACATGGGGCAGACGAATCGGCTTTAGATAAc AGGCAAAAAACCGCGGCTTATTACAAGACACGTGCTTCTGAACTAGATTCAAAATTGTTAAGTGTTATTCCGGAAGCTCCAAGGACTGCaaaagagtcgtttttggggACTTTTGATTGGAGTCTACTATTGGCAGCCACACCGACTGAAGAAATACAAAAGGTTGTGAAGAAAATCCAAAATGGTAGTACCGAAAAAGAGGAATCGCCGACTGAAGAAAGCAAAAAGGAGGGAGTAGAGACTGAAGAAAATATTGAAGAAAATGGACATAAACCagaggaagaagaaaaaattgagCAACAAAACGGAAACGATGAACATAACGAAGAATCAAACGACAATAACGAAGAAGAAGAAGTAAATGACAATAAAGTAGAAGaggaggaaaaagaagacgaagaaaataataaagaagaagaagaaccAAACGACAATAAAGTGGAGGAGGAAGAAACCAATCAAGACAATACAGTAGAAGATGAAAACGAACCGGAAGAAACCAACAATAACGAACCGGAGCGGCCTGAAAGTGCTCCAAAATCGCCGGAACCGCCAAAAATCGCCACTCCGGAGGTTCCTCCAGTCGAACCGGAGGAAGTTATCGAAGGCGTAGTTAACGGAGAAAATGAAATCGAGACTTTGAATGAGCAAGGACAGGACTCTAATTCCGGGGACGAAAACACCGACCCGGAAATTACCGAAATGGTGGAGTCCGGGAACATGGAACAACTGGCGGCTTTGGTTTTGAATGGTGAAGGTGAACGCTTGGTTGGGCAAACGAGTGATAATCCGGAACTGCAGTCGTTTCTTGACAACGTGCAAGTTTATATG TCGAAAATTAACCGGATTCATGTCGCCGCCAGAGACGGCAGTTTGCGCGACCTCCAGGCGGCTCTGGACCGCCGCAAGTTCGCAATCGCCAAAGACAAGGTGTCCCCAAACGGGGCTTCGCCCCTTCACGTCGCCGTGGTGTTCACCAACACGAGCATAGTCCGGTATTTGGCGGGAAGATTCCCGGAAACGGCGCAAGTAACGGACAACAACGGCCGAACCCCCTTACACTACGCTGCAGTTTTGCCCGACAATGGCCACTATTACAACCTATTAATCCACTTGGGGGCCGATTCGAGAACTGAAGACAAG TTCGGCCACAGTCCGGAGTACTACCGGAGCCACCAGGAGGACTTCTCGCACCGGACTTTGCTGCGCGAGTTCGGCGCCGAAGAAAGCGCCTCGGAGGAAATGTTGAGTGATAAAG TTGTCGACGACACGTGTTCCGCTCGTAAAGACCTAGATGACGAAGATATGTTAAATGTTTTGGAGCGGTGTTACAACGTTTTGCACGGTCGGAGGAACTCGAACACCGTTTCGGCCGCTTCGAACGCATCATCAGCCACCAATGTCAGCTACACGTCCTCGATTATTGCCAAACACACCAAGCGATACGTTTTCGATGCGGTCAAGAATAGAATGACGAAGCTTGACCATAATTTGTACGATGTGATTTGGCCCAGTGTTAAGAAACTTCCGTCGGAGTTGAGCTTTCGGGTCGCTCTAGAGCAGGATTTTCCGGCGGGGATTGTGGCGCCGGATGTTTACGTTTATAAAGTGTTCAAGGAGTATTTGGAGCCGATTATTAAGGAGTATAACGCGATTGATGTGAGACACGAGTTGGGAGTTCATCCAGCGACAAAATTCGTTCAAGAGGAAAACGGGAATTTGGTGGATGTGGAGTTTGATTTGGATCCGCAAGCAAGATGGATTATTTCAG GCACACTTGACTGCACCCGCAACCTCCTCGACTTCGAACTCCCCAAATCCCTGAACGTCAACCAGCTCGAAACGGTCGAACGCCTCGTCACTTCCGTCCTGTTGAGCCCCGAACTAGGCCATGCCCTCTACCCCAACGCCTCCGAGGACGACCTCTCCGACGGCTGCGGCGTCTACTACACCATGAACGAGGTCCTGGAGGACCCCTCCGAAGCGCGCGTTATCCTGGCCTCGAACGGCCTCCTAATCCCCCTTTGGAACATCCCGGAATCGGACCGTTTGCACGGCAAGCACTGGCCCTACGGACGCGGCGTCTTTATAACAAATGGGAGCAACCTCGCTGTCTGGATCAACGTCCTGGACCACATCCGCATCGTGACGTGTTCCCCGCACACAAAACCGGGAAACATCGGCCTGATTTATTCCCGGATAGCGCGTCTGGACTCCATATTACAGAAACATCTGGAGTTCAAACGCGACGAAAAATTGGGGTATTTGTCTGCCAGGCCCACTTGTGTTGGCAACACCCTCCAGTTTAACTTCACCCTCCGGTTCCCGAACTTGAGCAAGCAGCCGGACAATTTAAGACACTTGTGTTTTGTGAGAGGGCTGACGTTTAACCGCAAAACCAACACTTCGGACATCGTCCGTATTGGGAATCAGCAGAGTTTGGGCGTTTGCGAGTATCAGAGCTTTGAGGACTTTACCACAGCTTTTCTGAATATTCTCCAATTGGAGAAGGACTTGGCCGTGTCCAATTCGCTGCATATTGCGGCAGCGTTTGTAAATATGTTCAAGCGGAAAAAAATGTCTTTAGCCGAGTAA